The genomic window TTGATATGCAAATTAGTCATGTGATCCGGGGAGAGGATCATATTGCTAATACTGCTAAACAAATTTTGTTGTACGAAGCTTTTGGCACGAAAGCGCCAGAATTTGCCCATACTCCTTTGATTTTGAACATAGAAGGCAAAAAGCTATCTAAACGCGATGGTGTAACTTCGATTTTTGACTTCAAAGAAATGGGTTTTGTCCCCGAAGCATTAGTAAACTACATGACATTGCTCGGTTGGTCGCCTCCAGATTCGACTCAAGAAATATTTAACCTAGAAACCGCCGCGCAGCAATTTGGTTTTGAGCGCGTTAATAAAGCTGGGGCAAAATTTGACTGGGACAAGCTAGATTGGTTAAATAGTCAATACTTGCATAGTATGCCTGCAAGCCAGCTTACAGATTTATTAATTCCCTACTGGCAAAAAGCTGGATATGAATTTGACGAGACAAGCGATCGCTCTTGGCTAGAACAAATTACAAGTTTAATTGGTGCTAGTCTAACGCGCCTTCCCGATGCGGTAGACATGACTAAACTATTTTTTGTTAAATCGCTAGAATATAGCGAAGATGCGGCTAGTGCCTTGCAGCAAGAGGGAGCAAGTACCGTTTTACAAGGCATCCTTGACGCTTTAAATAACACCGCAGATTTTAATGAAGCAGCCATCCAAGAAATTATTAAACAAGTAGTCAAAGAGAAAAATGTCAAAAAAGGTTTAGTAATGCGGAGTTTAAGAGCAGCACTAACAAAAGCTATGCACGGGCCTGATTTGATTCAATCTTGGTTAATTCTGCATCAGCTTGGACAAGATAAAACAAGGTTACAACAGGCGATTGAATTAAAGTAGTTTGTGATATTGATGCCAGTGACGAGCAATATCTATTCGGCGGCAAATCCATACGCGATCGCACCTTTGCACATAATCAAGAAAACGAGCCAAAGAAGCCGCCCTTCCTGGTCTACCAGCTAGGCGACAATGCAATCCTATGCTCATCATCTTGGGGGCGGTTTCGCCCTCCTCGTACAACACATCAAAAGCATCGCGCAAGTAGGCAAAAAACTGATCGCCACTATTAAAACCTTGGGTAGTAGCAAAACGCATATCGTTATTATCCAGGGTGTAGGGAATAACTAAGTGAGGTTTGCCATAGTCCTTTACCCAGTAAGGTAAGTCATCGGCGTAACTATCGGAGTCGTAAAGAAAACCCCCCGCTTCTACTACCAAACGTCGAGTATTTGGACTATTGCGCCCAGTATACCAACCGAGAGGACGGCTACCTGTGATAGAAGTGTGAATTGCGATCGCTTTTTCTAAATGTTCCCGCTCTACATCCTCGCCAAAATATTTATAATCAATCCAACGATAGCCATGACTTGCAATCTCCCAATCGGCTTCTATCATTGCTTCTACGGCTTCTGGGTTGCGCTCTAATGCCATTGCAATACCATAAACGGTAAGAGGGATATTGCGCTCGGTAAATAATCTATGCAGTCGCCAAAAGCCCGCTCTACTGCCATATTCGTAAACCGATTCCATATTCATATGTCGCAACCCGTTTAATGGTTCTGCGCCGACAATTTCTGATAAAAAGGTTTCTGAAGTTAAATCGCCGTGAAGAATACAAGTTTCTCCACCTTCCTCGTAATTAATCACAAACTGTACGGCAATTTTGGCGCGATTGGGCCATTTTGGATCGGGTGGGTTGCGTCCGTACCCAATCATGTCTCGTGGATAGGGCTTTGACATTAGTTTTCTACCAAGTTTAGAAGGCGAAACCAAGCAATTTTGTTTATTTGGGCGATCGCACTAGCTATTTCTGCTTCTATAGTATTTTTTAAACGGCGCTCAAATTCGTTTAAAATGCTGTCTTTAGTCTGATTTTTGACGGCAACTATAAACGGAAACCCAAATTTATCTTTGTAGGTCTGATTGAGCAATTGAAAGTAATCGTATTCTTGAGGAGTTAGCCTATCTAAACCAAGTCCAGATTGTTCTACTACCGAAGCTTCTGCCATTAAAGCTTTGCTGCCTAAGTCAGGATGCGCTCGAATTAAAGCTAGTTGCTCATCAATTGTCATGAGGCTAACTATATCAACCATTTTTTGATATAAGGCAGCTATATCTGCAAACGGGCGATCGCTCCAAGCTTTTTGAGCAATTTCTGGGGTGTGTTCAAACAGAGTTCCCAAAACGCTGACAAATTCCTCCTGGCTCATTTGGTTTAAATCAGTGATGGACTTAGACATATAGAAATTTTAATCAGTAGGTGACTTCGCATTGGTTTTTCGCCTAACAATCTTATCTTTATTTGAATACTGTATACAAAATCTGTTGTTGAATATACAGAAAACAGTAAAAATGTTGCTTAATGTGAGCAGTAATAAGATAAACTCAAAACTTTTGTAAATTCCGGCTGCGTTAATTATTATGCTAGTTACAAAACAACCTGTACTCCGAAAGTTCTGGTATCCGGCAATTCCAACTACAGAGCTTTCAAATAGTCCTAACCCTTTTGAGTTACTGGGTGAAAAAATAGTTATTTGGTTAGATAAAGCCGGGAAACCCGCCGCCGTTCAAGATAGATGCTGTCATCGTTCGGCGCAACTAAGCATTGGTAAGGTGGTAGATGGCAATATTTGCTGTGCTTATCATGGTTGGCAATTTAATAGTGATGGCGCGTGTGTCTGCGTACCACAATTGAAAGATGAGACAATTCCTGCTAATTATAAAATAAAGTCTTATCGCTGTACGGAGCGTTACGGGTATGTTTGGGTATGTTTGGAAGAACCGCTAATCGATCTTCCAGAGATTGACGAAGCCACAAAGCCAGATTACCGATTGCTGCATGAATTTTATGAACTTTGGAAATGTGCAGCCTTGCGGGTAATGGAAAATGAATTTGACTTAGCTCATCCTACGTTTGTACATACTACGACCTTTGGCAGCGAAGAACATCCCATTCCTGAATCGATGAAGCTTACAGAAACAGAATGGGGATTGCACGTACAGGGTGTTTTGGGGGTTGTAAATCCCCAATTGCAACAACAAAACTTGAAAATGGACACAAAACAAACCTTCCGCACCTTAGACATGACTTGGTTTATGCCTTTTACTGTCAAGCTGCAAATTACCTACCCAAACGGATTGACTCACATTATTGTCAATACAATGACACCAATAAATGATTCAACTTCCCAAATGGTGCAGTTTTGCGTCCGTAATGACACCGAAGCAGACACAAAAAGCAGTGATGTAGTTGCTTTTGATCGCGCGGTAACGTTGGAAGACAAGCATATATTAGAAACAACCGATTACGATGTGCCTCTGAGTGTGAGTCAAGAGCAGCATATGTTTACAGATAAACCTGGTATAGTTATGCGTAAAAAGCTGGCGGCTTTATTGAAAGCATACGGCGAAGTAGAGCAAACCAAAAGTAATAATTAACGGGAAGCGTAGGGGCGCAATTAATAAAACGTTATATTTTCTATTTTTGCGCCAAAATATATCAACTTCCTCGGTAAGTGCTGTATGACCAAGGTGAAACTAATAGCGGTACGTGATAGTGAGTAGTAGTGTCTGCAATACCAAATTGAATAGGTACGCGATTAAGAAAGGGCGGGTTAGGTAGTGTTTCAAAATAAGATCCAAAGTAATCGCCAACTATAAAGACTAATTCGTATATTCCAACTGTTAAATCTTCAGTTAGCAATGGGGTATCTGTGCGCCCGTCAGAATTGGTTACAGTAGTTTTTAGTAGGGTTTTTTGCCCCGATTCACTTATTTGCCACAATTCTAGGGTAATTCCTTTGGCTGGACATCCGCGCGCAGTATCTAAAACGTGCGTAGTAAGTTTTCCCATTGTTTAGTTTAATGGCCCAGCTAGGATTGTTTTAGAAATTGCATCCATAATATCTGTTCCATCTTCGTACTTTAGGGCTTCGTACCACTGTTTAGTAACTTCTGGCGCTTTACCGTGAGTCATATCCGATCGCTTTCTAGCTCTAGTAATGATGTCTGCAACGCGATCTTTTCTGGCGGTTTCGTAGCGTTTTAAAGCGTCAGCAACACTGATATTGGTTGTTTGCAAGTAATTTGTCAACACTAAAACATCTTCCATCGCTTGACAGCCACCTTGTCCTAAGTCTGGTGCTGTACCGTGTGCAGAGTCACCTAATAATGCTATGCGATCGCGCACCAATGTTTGCAATGGCTCAATGTCGTGTATTTCCACACGATTAGTCTTCATGGGATCGAGGCACTTAATTAATTTTTGCACGGGTTCTGCCCAACCTTTAAAAAAGCTACTCAATTCTTCTCTATAAGTTTCTGGCGAGCTTACACTACCTTTAGGCATGGGGACATCAAAAAAGAAATAATAGCGATCGCCTCCCACAGGCATCATAGAGGCTCGTTTGTGTTCGCCGACATACACTGCCCAAGTATTACCCGGCGCTAAATCTTCACTAGCAGTCACTAATCCATTCCAATTTACATAGCCCACATAACGCCGCTCAATAATTTTATCTAAAACGTAACTGCGAATTAAAGAGTGAGTTCCATCTGCACCGATCAACACATCTCCGGTAGCTTTACGTCCATCCTCAAAAGTAGCTGTAACGCTGTCAGAATCTTGTTCAACAGCAACACATTTAGCATTAAGTTGAACGTTATTTGCACCCAGGGTATTGAGTAACATTTCCTGTAAATCCGTCCGCGCTACTGGGTACGGTTTTTGCCCTACGCGATCGATTAACGGCTGCAAACTAAAATCTGTGAGCTTTTCCCCGGTATGGCTGTAGTATGCAGTGCGTTCCATTTTGCCGCCAATACTGGCAATTTCTTGGCTTAAACCCAAGCTATTTAAGACTTTAACCCCATTTGACCATAACGAAATTGCCGCCCCTGCTGGACGTATTTTGTTGACTTTTTCGTAGATTTCTACTTCGTATCCAGCTTGACGCAGGGCGATCGCTGCCGTCAATCCTCCCATTCCTGCCCCGATGATTACAACTTTTAAATTTTTCATCTTATAAAAATTCCTTAATTGGTTTAAATCAACTCAAAATTATGCCGTTTTGCTGAGAAAATTTACTCAAAGACCTGCTAGAATGTACTCAAATATACAGAAAGTTTCGTTCATCTTCTATTTAAAAAACCTCTTGAATTAGGGAGAGAAGACGGAAGTAAGGTTAATCCTGAAGGAACGCGCCTCAATTCATAACTATTTGATGAAAGGAAGGAGGACGTTATGAACGTTCAATGGCAACGATACAAAGAGCTAGAGCTAGTTCCCGATAACATCTCTGCGCCAAAGCGCCGTTTTGAGTTATTTCCCTTAGCTGCGGCTTGGCGAAGTCTTGTAAATGCTTTAATGTGGGAACACTTTTACGAGCATCGCACTGATTATCTAGAACGGTGCTGGGAGCTAAACGAGCAAGAAAATCGCTCTTTGGCATTGCAAAAGCTTTTGAGGTTGATGAATTAGACACAACTTGGGCATCGCGGTAGTAAATAACTATTTGTTTTTGTATACTGTATTCAGTATCTAGTATCTACCCTCAATTTTTCAAGAGTATTAAAAGAATTTCTTTTAATACTTTTTGATTTTGTAATATCAATACATAGGCTATTTTAGTAAAAAAAATATTAAGTAGAAATTGACAAACTTACGCCAGTCTACTTTTAAGCTCATTTTTGTTAGTTTGCTACCTGATAATAAATTAACTTAAGCTAATCAATGAAAATAGTATTGTAAAATACAAAACCATTATTTGTCATTGGTGTAACCGACAAAGTATTTATTAAATAAGAGTTGCTGCTAAAGATTTCCCAAAAAATATTTTGTGAATACAAATAGGTTGTAGTTGGAGTTTTTTCGCTTAAAATGCGATCGCTAATTTTTTTACTAAACACTAAGCTTTTTTGTGTACTTAGATACAAACGCAGTTCCTGAGATAAGCTTATTCTGTATGCAGAATACAATGCCGTAGAAGTAGGGCAGAATAAAGACTTTAATAGAGGAAATTTATATGGCTCATGCTGGCACTCATGGAGTAAGTGAGAATGATAGCGATCGCCCAAAGCTGCTTTATGGACTAAACGATAAACCACCCCTTAAAGATTCAATCTTTGCGGAAGTTATGAAAGATACGGCTAGGGCGGAAATAAAATAAATCGCTTTGTCTACCTTAGAGCGCGATCGCACTGATTGAAATAATTTTTGGGTGTGGGGAGTATTCATGAATAATCGACAATTTAAACTGGTTGCTGCAACCAGAGTTTTAACGTGCCTATTGATGGGAGTTTTGGGGATGTCTGCGCGATCGCCTGTAGTCGCCCAAGAACTTCAACCAATGTCTGAAGCAGAAATATCACAAGTTACCTCTGTATCTCAATTATCCGATGTACAGCCTACAGATTGGGCATTTCAGGCATTGCAATCATTGGTAGAAAGGTATGGTTGCATTGCTGGGTATCCCGATGGTACTTATAGAGGAAACCGTGCTTTAACTAGATACGAGTTTGCGGCGGGTTTAAATGCTTGTTTAGATAAAGTCAACGAATTAATCGCAACGGGTACTAGCAATTTAGCTAGTAAAAATGACTTAATTACTCTACAACGCTTACAAGAAGAATTTGCCGCCGAACTTGCCTCATTACGAGGGCGAGTCGATGCTTTAGAAGCCCAAACCGCCGAACTTGAAGCCAATCAATTTTCCACTACAACCAAGCTAACAGGAAATATTTTTGTTAATGTTACCGGGGCGTTTGCGGAGGGAGATATTTTAGCTGAAGGAGAGACGGTTTTTAGAACTCAACCGAGAACAAGCCCCAATGCTTTACGGCGAGTTACGGAAGATCCAAATATTACTCTCAGCAATTATGTTTTTCTCAACTTCACTACTTCCTTTACAGGCAAAGATAGCTTAGTCACGCAATTAGTAACTGGAAATGGCGACTCTCCAGCTAATAGATTTGCTTCGGCGGGTTTGTACAACACCCTTGGCGTACCTTATACCGATCAAACTGGGGTAACGGGAGGAACGGGGAGAGTTGTGTTGCGAGAATTATTTTATAATTTCCCCATCGGCGAATCTTTGCGGGTAGTAGTTGGCCCAAGAGTTAATTGGTATCGCTACTTTGACAACAACCGTTTTACCTTCTATTTAACTGGCGCTGGTAGTTTTAACTCCAGTGGTAGCACGTTATTAAACGCTGTAGATAGAGGTTCAGGGGCGGCGGTATTATGGCAAATAAGCGATCGCCTAAAACTCAACGTAGCTTACTTAGGCGAAAATACAGAATTTCTTACCAGCAACTTATTTAACTCCTCTAGCAACCCTAGCCAAGGCTTGTTTAGCCCTACAAATACCTTGACGGCAGAATTGACAGTTTCACCGATCAAGAGCTTAAATTTGCGCTTTTTGTATAACCGATCTCATGTAAGAGCGATCGCCGGACAAGTTGGCGGCGCAATTGGCGAACCTATTTATGGCTTTGCTGATGATGGTTTTGATGGCTCTATTGACAATGCCACAGGCGATACTTATGCTTTCAACTTTGATTGGTTAGTTACTTCTGGTTTCGGTTTATTTGGACGCTATGCTTACGGGAGTACAAATATAGAGCCTTTAAATGCAAGTAGACCAAATGGCGAAGTAAACGCGCAAACAATTCAAGTAGGGGCAGCATTTCCTGACTTAGGCAAAGAAGGAGCATTATTTACCCTTTCTTATCTCATTCCCTTTTCTGTCGTAGATGGGCGAAACTTTCTAGTATCCGGTGGCGGTGATGGCGGCGTGCAGTACGAATTTGAAGCTACTTATTTTTATCCGTTAAGCCAAAATATTGCTTTAGTTCCAGCTTTTTACTGGATTGGCAACCCCAATAATTTTAGCGGCAATCCAAATATTTATGTGGCTAATTTACGCGCTCAATTTAGCTTCTAGTTAAAATAGTTGTGCTGGCGCTACTTAATATCTGCCCCCGTGAAAAATATCACTTGTTCGCTATTATTAGCAATGAATGTGTGGCTACCATTGCCAGGTGCGATCGCAACAGAAACTAACTCTGTTACACCCCAAGATCAAACAAACCAAAAGCTACAAAAACGACTAGCAGAACTCCAACGCGATCGCCAATTAATTGCAGCAGATAGCCTATACCTAGGCGGACAATTTGCCGCCGCCGAAAAAATTTATCGCCAAGTCAAAACACCCCTCGCTCAAAGCATTGAGCCAAAAACCCCCGAACCCGTATTAGATCCGGCTTACTTATCCCCCGCCGGAAAAGTATACTGGCGCGAAACTCGAGCAGGGGTTGCCCAAAATCTGCAAACAAGGACGCTTGTACCATTAAGACTATTAGTTGAACAGTATCCTGAATTTATCCCCGGACATCTGCGTTTAGCCGAAATTCTTACTAAGTACGACAAATCTGAGGATGCTTTAGCAGTTTTAGAAAAAGCCAGCGCCCTCTATCCCACCCAACCGGAAATTGTCAAAGCTAAAATTGCCGCCTTAGCCGCCGAAAAAAAATGGATGGAAGCCTCGCTAACCGCGCGTCAATTTGCTTTGCTTAACTATAACCAACCCCAGCAAACAGAATTTACATTAATAGCGGAAGAAAATTTAAAACGCTACAAATCGCATTTAAGAGGGCAATTACGGGGAAATGCGATCGCAAATGTGATTACAGGCGCATTAGGTTACGCGCTTACCGGAAGTATTTTCGGGCCAATTTCCGCCGTCCAAACTACCGCGATGCTATTGCAAGGCGAGTCATCAGTGGGTAAATCTGTCTCCAAACAAGCCCGTAAGCAGTTAGAGATGGTAGAAGATCCAGACGTTGTAAATTATGTCAATGAAATTGGACAAAAGCTGGCGGTAGTAGCTGGGCGCAATGATTTTGAATACGAATTTTTTGTGATTATGGACGACGACTTAAATGCCTTTGCTTTACCTGGGGGTAAAGTATTTGTCAATGCTGGATCTGTCGCTAAAACTAATTCTGAAGCCGAACTTGCAGGATTACTCGCCCATGAATTGTCTCATGCAGTTTTGTCTCACGGCTTTCAATTAGTCGCCGAAGGCAACTTAGTTGCCAATGTGACCCAGTACGTCCCTTTAGGTAACACTGTTGCTAATCTATTTGTCCTCAACTACAGTCGGGACATGGAAAAGCAAGCAGACACTTTAGGAACGCGGCTGTTGTCTTCTACAGGCTACGCGGCGGATGGATTGCGCAACTTGATGATTATTTTAGAAGCACAAGAAAAAAATAATCCGCCTAGTTGGTTATCTTCCCACCCAGCCACAGAAAACCGCGTAGACTACTTAGAAAAGCTAATCGTGCGTAACCAGTACAATCGCTATGCTTATGAAGGAGTAGGGCAACACGCCGAAATTAAAGCAAAAGTAAAAAAACTTTTGGTCGAACAGAAACACGTTGACTAAAAAAAACGTCAAGAATGAAGAATGGTTGCAAAGCTGAAAAAAAGAGTCGTTTAACGAAATTAACAGGGGTTTTATGTCACCAAACAAGTTTAAGTTCCCAATAAAAAGTTTGAGTTTAGTTCTCGGTGCGGCTTTTATGCTAGGTCAAAACAGTCTAATAGCCACGGCTCAAACTCCCTCAGATGTGGTGGTCGATACCGACTCCAATAGTGGCTCTAATAACGGCTCAAATCCTATTTACGATCGCAATACTCGTTTTGGATGCCAGACTAATAACGGTCAATACACCGTGATGTACTTCCCTGAAAGTCAACCAAATCAAGCTTTTGCTTGGGCAACTCCATCACAATTGGGTGGTGGTTGGAATCCGCAAAAACGCTGCGCCGAAATCGCTAGACGACTAGAGCAGTACCGACCAGACGGTTTAATTGAACTAACTACCGATGTGGAAAATGGCTACAACACCGTTTGTGTGACCACTGAAAAAGTTCCTGGCTGTCGGATTGTCCTTACTGTACCTCCCGGACAAGATCCTTTGACTACCCGCGATCGCGTTTTTGAAAATTTGACCGTAGCCGATAGCGGACAACAAACTCAAGGAGTTTATACCTACAGCGCCGGACGAGGTAATAGTCAAGTAGACAAACTAATTAACAGAGGGAGAGCAATTTTAGGTGGCGCAAATAATCGCCAGTCAAGTAGCGCTATCAATCTGCGACCGTTTTTAGATCGCGCCGATGGTGGAACTGGTGCAATGCTCAACAACGGCGTACCCACAAAAAAACAGCGTCAGCAGAACCAGCGCCAACGCCAGCTAAATCCAGGTAGTTTCCGCTAATACATTATTTAAGTTGCCAGAGTAAGTTAAATTTGGGTGGAAAACAAACTTACTCTGGCTCAATAAAAAATGTTTAATCAACAGCGCATTGAACTACAGCCCGGTCAAGAATCCGTCTGGGATTACCCGCGTCCGCCTCGCTTAGAAGATACAAATAAGCATATTCAAATTATATTCAATCAAGTTGCGATCGCCGATACCCATCAGGCAAAGCGGGTATTAGAAACAAGTCATCCACCTGTTTATTACATTCCACAGTGCGACTTATTAACGGAGCATCTAGTATTAATGCCTCATTCTAGTTGGTGCGAGTGGAAAGGTAGAGCCGCCTACTACACGGTATTAGTAGGTGAAAAGCAAGAACAAAATGCTGCTTGGTTTTATCCCGCTCCCACAACGGAATTTGCCGCCATCAAAGATTATGTAGCTTTCTATCCGCACTTAATGGATGCTTGTTATGTAGATGGTGAAAAAGTGCAGCCTCAACCAGGAGATTTTTATGGTGGCTGGATTACAAGCGATATTGTTGGGCCATTTAAGGGTGCAGCCGGAACTTGGGGCTGGTAGATGGGTTTAAAACCGTTCGCCAATCGGTAGTCCTAAAGATGTAAGGATGAGTTGTAGTGGTGAACAAAATACCAAATTGCACCAATATGATTATCTAACTTTTTGGAAAATGATCATGTCTTCCTCACTAATCGTGACTCGCGTTGACGCAAGGTACAGTTAAACCGCTCAATATAGCTAGTTTTGCCACTATCCTTGCTAACGCTTTGATGTCATTTGCCTCCGGAAAATATAGTCGTAAGCTGACCAGAAATCCGTGGAGGATACAGCACACTGTCGATATACTGCGGGCAAAGCATCCCACAATCCTTGCGCCCCCACGGCTACGAGTTCCAACAGACACCCAACAATTTCTCGTGTTTCAATAGGCATCTCCGAAATATATGTATTTTATAATAGAAGGATATTAAATGAGCTTTTAACGCCAGGAAACTAAGCTGTTCAGCATTTAAACAGGGTATAGTATAAATTATATTTTAGCTAATTTATTGCAATATGCCAGCGAAAAATCATCTCAATTTTGAGTAAGTAAAAAAACTACAGCAAGCCTTAAAAGCAGAAGACAATAGAGATATTAGAGAAAGAATTCTGATTTTATTATTGCTCAATGACGGAAAAACCCAAGCAAAAATTGCCAAGTTTTTGGGTTGCTCTGTAAATAAGGTATCTTACTGGTGCGTTCATGGAAACCCGGAAAATCTAGAAAGCTTTGTAGATGAAAGGATGAAGGGAAACCATAGAAAAGCGACGGAAAAATACCTAGAAATATTATTAGAAACCGTAGAGAAACCGCCGGAAGAATTTGGGTATGAGTTTGGGCGATGGACAGCGCAAAGATTAGCAACATATTTAGAAAATATTACGGGTATTAAATTAAGTGGTTCTCAGGTTCGGAGGATATTAAAGCAAAAAAAGTATGTATACCTTTGGGCAAAATATAGCTTAGAGTTAAAAAGAGATTCGGAAAAAAGAAAAGCTTTTAATAATAAAATAGCAGAATATTTAAAAATAACAAAAGAAAGTTCAGAGCGTTTACAAGTATGGTTTTGGGATGAAAGTGGTTTTAGTTTAAGAGTGATTAGAAGAAAGACGTGGTGTAAAAAAGGAACCCGAAAAAAGGTCAGAGGAGATAGAAGAAAAGGAAGAATTAACGTAATGGGTGGTCTAAGGTACTCCGACAAGAAAAAGTTCGTAGAATTTCTAGAAAAAAGCAATGCAGGTAGTTTTTACAGCGTGCTAAAAGTTTTTTATCAAAAGCTAATTTATGAATGGGTAGAAGCCGGAAATCAAGCAAAAGACTTCACAGAAAAGGGAGCGAAGATAGTAATCATTCTTGATAATGCGAGTTTTCACAAACAAAAAAAGTGCCTTGAAAAGATTTCCATAGAAATGCCCAATCTTTACTTAGAATTTCTCCCAGAATACAGTCCAGATTATAACTTGATAGAGTTGGTCTGGCATTCAACAAAAGGATATGTAGCTAATCGACTATTTCAATCAATTGAAGAGCTAGAGCATTTATTACATCAGCTTTTAAATGAAGGAGAGTTGGTTATTAAGTAGTAACGAAAACTCAAAAACAAGGGCAATGCTTTTATCACAGTTTAAATGCACAACAGCTTAGTGAGGATAGCATCATCGATTGCTGTATATTGAGCTTTTTTACCTTTAACTTTGTATTCCACGACTAGCACTGTTTTAACCTCGTTGTTAAACTTATTCGTTTTCGACCTATCCATATACTAATATGAATGTATATCGATTGTGTAGCCAAAATGAAAACTAAACAATTACGTTTTAGATTGTCCGATAGAAGATTCTGGAAATTGCAGTTATATGCCAGTCAGCATGATAAAACAATGACGCAGGTGATTGAAGAGTTGCTTGACACTTTGCCAGAACCGAAAATGCCTGAAGGCAGGATAAATCCTGCTAACTAGCCTTCATCCCCAGTCTGAAGTACGGAATGCGGTACTACGTATCTGTTCCTCCGGGGTTTTCGGCATCCACCTTATAAGTAAGTTTTACTTAAACGGGCGATCGCTGCTATAATTGTCGAATACGTGGGTATGTAGCTCAGTGGATAGAGCATCAGATTCCGGTTCTGAGGGTCGGGGGTTCAAATCCCTCCATACTCGTTTTAACAAAAGCCTTGAAACACAATTGTTTCAAGGCTTTTAATTTTAAAATAGCAAAATTTTTAAGCGTCTTTAAAGATATAAAGCCGAAGAAATTACCCTTCAGTATCTTTAAAACTCTGAACTATC from Synechocystis sp. PCC 7509 includes these protein-coding regions:
- the gltX gene encoding glutamate--tRNA ligase encodes the protein MTVRVRIAPSPTGNLHIGTARTAVFNWLYARHHGGTFIIRIEDTDTERSRDEYTQNIFDGLQWLGLTWDEGPFYQSKRLEMYKQGVKTLLDKGLAYYCYTSEAELGEMREQQKARNEAPRYDNRHRNLTTEQQAAFIAEGRRPVIRFKIEDDREIVWNDMVRGQMSWRGSDLGGDMVIARAAKNEIGQALYNFAVVIDDIDMQISHVIRGEDHIANTAKQILLYEAFGTKAPEFAHTPLILNIEGKKLSKRDGVTSIFDFKEMGFVPEALVNYMTLLGWSPPDSTQEIFNLETAAQQFGFERVNKAGAKFDWDKLDWLNSQYLHSMPASQLTDLLIPYWQKAGYEFDETSDRSWLEQITSLIGASLTRLPDAVDMTKLFFVKSLEYSEDAASALQQEGASTVLQGILDALNNTADFNEAAIQEIIKQVVKEKNVKKGLVMRSLRAALTKAMHGPDLIQSWLILHQLGQDKTRLQQAIELK
- the puuE gene encoding allantoinase PuuE yields the protein MSKPYPRDMIGYGRNPPDPKWPNRAKIAVQFVINYEEGGETCILHGDLTSETFLSEIVGAEPLNGLRHMNMESVYEYGSRAGFWRLHRLFTERNIPLTVYGIAMALERNPEAVEAMIEADWEIASHGYRWIDYKYFGEDVEREHLEKAIAIHTSITGSRPLGWYTGRNSPNTRRLVVEAGGFLYDSDSYADDLPYWVKDYGKPHLVIPYTLDNNDMRFATTQGFNSGDQFFAYLRDAFDVLYEEGETAPKMMSIGLHCRLAGRPGRAASLARFLDYVQRCDRVWICRRIDIARHWHQYHKLL
- the uraD gene encoding 2-oxo-4-hydroxy-4-carboxy-5-ureidoimidazoline decarboxylase, with product MSKSITDLNQMSQEEFVSVLGTLFEHTPEIAQKAWSDRPFADIAALYQKMVDIVSLMTIDEQLALIRAHPDLGSKALMAEASVVEQSGLGLDRLTPQEYDYFQLLNQTYKDKFGFPFIVAVKNQTKDSILNEFERRLKNTIEAEIASAIAQINKIAWFRLLNLVEN
- a CDS encoding aromatic ring-hydroxylating oxygenase subunit alpha, encoding MLVTKQPVLRKFWYPAIPTTELSNSPNPFELLGEKIVIWLDKAGKPAAVQDRCCHRSAQLSIGKVVDGNICCAYHGWQFNSDGACVCVPQLKDETIPANYKIKSYRCTERYGYVWVCLEEPLIDLPEIDEATKPDYRLLHEFYELWKCAALRVMENEFDLAHPTFVHTTTFGSEEHPIPESMKLTETEWGLHVQGVLGVVNPQLQQQNLKMDTKQTFRTLDMTWFMPFTVKLQITYPNGLTHIIVNTMTPINDSTSQMVQFCVRNDTEADTKSSDVVAFDRAVTLEDKHILETTDYDVPLSVSQEQHMFTDKPGIVMRKKLAALLKAYGEVEQTKSNN
- the uraH gene encoding hydroxyisourate hydrolase encodes the protein MGKLTTHVLDTARGCPAKGITLELWQISESGQKTLLKTTVTNSDGRTDTPLLTEDLTVGIYELVFIVGDYFGSYFETLPNPPFLNRVPIQFGIADTTTHYHVPLLVSPWSYSTYRGS
- the hpxO gene encoding FAD-dependent urate hydroxylase HpxO: MKNLKVVIIGAGMGGLTAAIALRQAGYEVEIYEKVNKIRPAGAAISLWSNGVKVLNSLGLSQEIASIGGKMERTAYYSHTGEKLTDFSLQPLIDRVGQKPYPVARTDLQEMLLNTLGANNVQLNAKCVAVEQDSDSVTATFEDGRKATGDVLIGADGTHSLIRSYVLDKIIERRYVGYVNWNGLVTASEDLAPGNTWAVYVGEHKRASMMPVGGDRYYFFFDVPMPKGSVSSPETYREELSSFFKGWAEPVQKLIKCLDPMKTNRVEIHDIEPLQTLVRDRIALLGDSAHGTAPDLGQGGCQAMEDVLVLTNYLQTTNISVADALKRYETARKDRVADIITRARKRSDMTHGKAPEVTKQWYEALKYEDGTDIMDAISKTILAGPLN
- a CDS encoding iron uptake porin, which gives rise to MNNRQFKLVAATRVLTCLLMGVLGMSARSPVVAQELQPMSEAEISQVTSVSQLSDVQPTDWAFQALQSLVERYGCIAGYPDGTYRGNRALTRYEFAAGLNACLDKVNELIATGTSNLASKNDLITLQRLQEEFAAELASLRGRVDALEAQTAELEANQFSTTTKLTGNIFVNVTGAFAEGDILAEGETVFRTQPRTSPNALRRVTEDPNITLSNYVFLNFTTSFTGKDSLVTQLVTGNGDSPANRFASAGLYNTLGVPYTDQTGVTGGTGRVVLRELFYNFPIGESLRVVVGPRVNWYRYFDNNRFTFYLTGAGSFNSSGSTLLNAVDRGSGAAVLWQISDRLKLNVAYLGENTEFLTSNLFNSSSNPSQGLFSPTNTLTAELTVSPIKSLNLRFLYNRSHVRAIAGQVGGAIGEPIYGFADDGFDGSIDNATGDTYAFNFDWLVTSGFGLFGRYAYGSTNIEPLNASRPNGEVNAQTIQVGAAFPDLGKEGALFTLSYLIPFSVVDGRNFLVSGGGDGGVQYEFEATYFYPLSQNIALVPAFYWIGNPNNFSGNPNIYVANLRAQFSF